A region of Blastocatellia bacterium DNA encodes the following proteins:
- a CDS encoding DUF977 family protein yields the protein MWQLEAKTLGLEVSHAALQLIAEIDEFKGKWAALRTLSPERLLALRHVATVESVASSTRIEGVKLTDQEVEAVLANLQRHTFRSRDEQEVAGYAEAMGLVFQSWEELTLSENHLSQLHALLLKYSDKDEHHRGRYKKLTNNVVAYDADGREIGIIFETTPPFQTPWEMQQLIDWANRAAAEKWLHPLLIIAAFAVTFLAIHPFQDGNGRLSRILTALMLLRAGYAYVPYASLESIVEENKDHYYAALRRTQATLKSERPDWETWVGFFLRCLKKQKDNLQAKLEREHILAESLPPLSQEVISLLRQHGRLTISDLERLTGANKNTLKVRLRELTASRQISRHGRARATWYELGRGQIPP from the coding sequence ATGTGGCAACTGGAAGCCAAAACTCTGGGGCTTGAGGTCTCCCACGCCGCGCTGCAACTGATCGCCGAGATCGACGAGTTCAAAGGCAAGTGGGCGGCCTTGCGCACACTCTCCCCGGAGCGCCTCCTCGCCTTGCGCCACGTCGCCACCGTCGAAAGCGTCGCCTCTTCAACCCGGATTGAGGGTGTGAAGCTGACCGACCAGGAGGTCGAAGCCGTGCTCGCGAACCTCCAGCGTCACACGTTTCGCTCGCGTGACGAGCAGGAGGTTGCCGGCTATGCCGAGGCGATGGGTCTGGTCTTTCAATCCTGGGAAGAACTGACCCTGAGCGAAAACCACTTGTCGCAACTCCATGCCCTGCTGCTCAAATACAGCGACAAGGACGAGCACCACCGCGGCCGCTACAAGAAGTTGACGAATAACGTCGTCGCCTATGACGCGGACGGGCGCGAGATCGGCATCATTTTTGAGACCACGCCGCCGTTTCAGACCCCCTGGGAGATGCAGCAATTGATCGATTGGGCAAACCGGGCGGCGGCCGAAAAATGGCTGCACCCGTTATTGATCATCGCCGCCTTCGCCGTGACGTTCCTGGCGATTCATCCCTTTCAAGATGGCAACGGCCGGCTGTCGCGGATCCTGACTGCGCTGATGTTGTTGCGGGCCGGCTACGCCTACGTGCCCTACGCTTCGCTGGAGAGCATCGTCGAAGAGAATAAGGATCACTACTACGCGGCGCTGCGGCGGACGCAGGCGACCTTGAAAAGCGAGAGGCCGGACTGGGAGACGTGGGTCGGCTTTTTCCTCCGCTGTCTCAAGAAGCAGAAGGATAACTTGCAGGCCAAACTGGAGCGCGAACACATCCTGGCCGAGTCGCTGCCGCCGCTGTCGCAGGAGGTGATCTCGCTGTTGCGGCAGCACGGGCGATTGACAATCTCCGACCTTGAGCGGCTCACCGGCGCCAATAAGAATACGCTCAAGGTGCGTCTGCGGGAACTGACTGCGTCGCGGCAGATTTCCAGGCACGGGAGAGCGAGGGCCACCTGGTATGAACTCGGGCGCGGGCAAATCCCGCCGTAG
- a CDS encoding VWA domain-containing protein — translation MIILLLTPFAVLLGFAVYVYIVNAQPQLGDLQTRVSPQVVMPWGEATYFVAFDGHKPTASAPAPLPPVDIVFMVDESGSMIMTIKDMAAAARTVTQELSKEQPGRIRFSAIRFDTSAQVEVDWTETPEKLAEGLDRIAQTAKGGGNDSRQAFDKLDEVLSQARAGANKVIIFYTDGAIASCNGCIPMSEDEIREAARKLRDEQHVDIYSVGLPGGNSDSLMIDVTGDSSHVKDPVDSKDFANIFRAVKVSVMPGLHEGTGVLSHRLNGKYFSAPLGGTSWTLNRSGDLNLLINPVPEAPATYAHPLVPLAAGLWRVGVEPPTLSLADKEGKLHIFTAQHRPALLKVTWLFLLLMFLPALLWSLGHLQPRQRPIQPPERATVFPPLNSPTLPSPLPALPRLAIEPLVPIPTLFIGLGGAGRRAVQAVRADLKQAHCGQSGEPYLFLWVDTDTQETERESPFEDWEGYQIEALVAPPRVRQVESYLPEPARLPDHLLWFDAYFYREASSEQLNLSDGVKGDRSLARLALFQWLAQPDGLRPTLERKVQELASLPSADGLRQVVVFASADGGVGSGWFLDFGRLLQRLGRRLNKGTEVLPDVIGVLCDDPLPPHAKNRQALMMELETTMSAGRFPQRTVYLPDDPVLDQSDSQSPYHWVFTTSGGDKNALAAQCGEFASTLIERAPHVTLLEQARVLSSGTAIAATIHSAHVLPTLIYDQVRCELFLRVLGPDVLLDVVGDAEGGLRLKPVATEMVIQHLDDWARSEASGSPLKALLLAAVHPTATANFIDLVQPPPPAALEWFGNAFAGSVTQRLQGQGEVNDIGWQRLWMPGEAVATLRLLSQRLRGEVQPQLHSRAASAPVREIVDHVAGLAESAADALEGWVEALCQASEKGESERRRLEQTRRRLVQLQRRIYLGTEVRPDLIEKWGRAGLETWLGTADTIAAIRQRLFFVVTANGPQAEVMVRSCIEEPKIFTTAAEFINAIGRLTRALALTVPATRIGGALADTDHPRRRNIAEALVQTQTHPRQVLLVSPQTTGLNRDEQEALEAFTRQIPQPSHHVSRRHQNGDDQSAIRRIELAEVVADKTVSADRQNPFIEMTDSIAETLRRRAEKKYRVMVAAFPPRLRLALANPAAFRSFARAYKAGHIVQREDESGREQWFFTGTTQFLTYGREQSLAYAAANYSRDVVNPQETFMGAATKGAFEKLKQWSTGNLASDEDVCTLVAIDVYE, via the coding sequence TTGATCATCCTGCTGCTGACGCCCTTTGCTGTGCTGTTGGGCTTTGCAGTTTATGTCTACATCGTCAACGCACAGCCGCAGCTCGGCGATTTGCAGACACGCGTCTCCCCACAGGTCGTCATGCCTTGGGGAGAGGCGACCTACTTCGTAGCTTTCGACGGGCATAAGCCGACGGCTAGCGCGCCTGCCCCTTTGCCGCCGGTTGATATCGTCTTCATGGTGGATGAGTCGGGGTCTATGATCATGACGATCAAAGATATGGCCGCCGCCGCACGCACCGTCACCCAGGAGCTTTCCAAAGAGCAGCCCGGACGTATTCGCTTCTCGGCGATCCGCTTTGACACGAGCGCCCAGGTCGAAGTGGATTGGACGGAAACCCCGGAAAAGCTCGCCGAGGGGCTCGACCGTATCGCGCAAACGGCCAAGGGCGGCGGCAATGATAGCCGCCAAGCCTTTGACAAACTCGACGAGGTGTTGAGCCAGGCCAGGGCGGGAGCCAACAAGGTCATCATCTTTTACACCGACGGCGCCATCGCGAGCTGTAACGGCTGCATCCCCATGTCGGAGGATGAGATACGCGAGGCCGCCAGAAAGCTGCGCGACGAGCAGCATGTTGACATCTATTCCGTCGGCCTGCCCGGGGGGAACTCGGATTCGCTGATGATCGACGTGACGGGGGATTCCTCGCACGTCAAGGACCCGGTAGACAGCAAAGACTTTGCCAACATCTTTCGCGCCGTCAAGGTTTCGGTTATGCCCGGCCTGCACGAAGGCACCGGCGTGTTGTCGCATCGGTTAAATGGCAAGTATTTTTCGGCACCGCTCGGCGGCACAAGCTGGACGCTTAATCGCAGCGGCGACTTGAACCTGCTGATCAACCCCGTCCCCGAAGCCCCTGCGACCTATGCCCACCCCCTCGTGCCCCTGGCGGCGGGCTTGTGGCGTGTCGGTGTTGAGCCGCCCACCCTGAGCCTGGCGGATAAAGAAGGCAAGCTCCATATCTTCACCGCCCAGCACCGCCCGGCACTGCTCAAGGTCACCTGGCTCTTTCTATTATTGATGTTCCTGCCCGCCTTGCTCTGGAGTCTGGGCCACCTGCAACCCCGCCAGCGCCCGATTCAGCCCCCGGAGCGTGCGACGGTATTTCCGCCCCTCAACTCCCCGACCTTGCCCTCCCCTTTGCCCGCTCTGCCGAGGCTTGCCATCGAGCCCCTGGTGCCAATTCCGACCCTGTTCATCGGGCTGGGCGGCGCCGGGCGGCGGGCCGTGCAGGCCGTGCGCGCCGACTTGAAGCAGGCGCACTGCGGGCAAAGCGGCGAGCCCTATCTCTTCTTATGGGTTGATACGGATACGCAAGAGACCGAACGTGAGTCGCCGTTCGAGGATTGGGAGGGCTATCAGATCGAAGCACTGGTTGCACCGCCCCGTGTGCGTCAGGTCGAGTCGTACCTGCCGGAGCCTGCGCGACTGCCCGACCACTTGCTGTGGTTCGATGCTTACTTCTATCGCGAAGCCTCCAGCGAACAGCTTAATTTGTCGGACGGGGTGAAGGGAGATCGGTCGCTGGCGCGCCTGGCCTTGTTTCAATGGCTGGCCCAGCCAGACGGCCTTCGGCCTACACTTGAGAGGAAGGTCCAGGAACTGGCGTCTTTGCCCTCCGCGGATGGCCTGCGTCAGGTCGTTGTCTTTGCATCTGCCGATGGCGGCGTCGGCAGCGGCTGGTTCCTCGACTTCGGGAGATTGCTGCAACGCCTGGGGCGGCGGCTGAATAAAGGAACGGAGGTCCTGCCGGATGTCATCGGCGTCCTGTGCGATGACCCCCTCCCGCCTCATGCCAAGAACCGGCAAGCACTAATGATGGAGTTGGAGACCACCATGAGCGCCGGCAGGTTCCCACAGCGCACAGTCTATCTGCCCGATGATCCGGTCCTTGATCAAAGCGATTCGCAGAGCCCATATCACTGGGTATTCACGACCTCAGGCGGCGACAAGAACGCGCTCGCGGCTCAGTGTGGTGAGTTCGCTTCCACTCTGATTGAGCGCGCGCCGCACGTCACGCTACTTGAGCAGGCGCGCGTGTTGTCGTCGGGCACTGCCATTGCCGCGACCATCCACAGTGCGCATGTCCTGCCCACATTAATTTACGATCAGGTCCGCTGTGAGCTCTTCCTGCGTGTGCTCGGCCCGGACGTACTGCTGGACGTCGTTGGCGACGCAGAGGGCGGATTAAGGCTCAAGCCGGTTGCTACGGAAATGGTCATCCAGCATTTAGATGACTGGGCGCGTTCAGAAGCGAGCGGCAGCCCTTTAAAAGCCCTCTTGCTGGCCGCCGTCCACCCTACCGCAACCGCGAATTTTATCGACCTGGTGCAGCCGCCCCCGCCTGCCGCATTGGAGTGGTTCGGAAATGCATTCGCGGGCTCAGTGACGCAGCGGTTGCAGGGGCAGGGCGAGGTCAATGACATAGGATGGCAGCGGCTCTGGATGCCCGGCGAGGCCGTCGCCACCTTGCGCTTGCTGTCACAGAGGTTGCGCGGGGAGGTCCAGCCGCAACTCCATTCTCGCGCCGCCTCCGCGCCGGTCAGAGAGATCGTCGATCACGTAGCCGGCCTTGCCGAATCGGCAGCGGATGCGCTGGAGGGGTGGGTAGAGGCATTGTGTCAGGCGTCTGAGAAAGGCGAATCGGAGCGCCGCCGCCTGGAGCAGACGCGCCGCCGCCTCGTCCAACTCCAGCGGCGCATTTACCTCGGCACAGAGGTGCGTCCGGACCTGATTGAGAAATGGGGGCGGGCGGGGTTGGAGACCTGGCTCGGCACTGCTGACACCATCGCTGCCATCCGCCAGCGATTATTTTTCGTCGTCACTGCGAACGGGCCACAGGCCGAGGTGATGGTCCGTTCCTGCATCGAAGAGCCGAAGATTTTCACCACCGCTGCGGAGTTCATCAATGCGATAGGCCGCCTTACGCGCGCTCTGGCGCTGACGGTCCCGGCAACACGTATCGGCGGCGCGCTGGCCGATACGGACCACCCGCGACGGCGCAACATTGCCGAAGCACTGGTGCAGACCCAGACGCATCCGCGGCAGGTCTTACTGGTCTCTCCGCAGACGACCGGCTTGAATCGCGACGAGCAGGAAGCGTTGGAAGCGTTCACGCGGCAGATCCCTCAGCCCTCGCACCATGTGTCACGGCGGCACCAAAACGGCGACGATCAGTCGGCCATAAGGCGTATAGAGCTTGCGGAGGTCGTCGCTGATAAAACCGTTTCGGCAGACCGGCAGAATCCATTCATCGAGATGACAGACAGCATCGCGGAAACCTTGCGCCGCCGCGCCGAGAAGAAATATAGAGTCATGGTGGCAGCCTTCCCGCCGCGATTACGCCTGGCCCTGGCGAACCCCGCCGCTTTCCGCTCTTTCGCACGCGCCTATAAAGCCGGCCATATCGTGCAACGGGAGGATGAGAGCGGCCGGGAGCAGTGGTTCTTCACCGGCACCACCCAGTTCCTCACCTATGGGCGAGAGCAGTCTCTTGCGTACGCTGCCGCAAACTATTCCCGTGACGTCGTCAACCCGCAAGAGACGTTTATGGGCGCGGCGACGAAAGGAGCGTTCGAGAAGCTCAAGCAGTGGAGCACAGGAAATCTCGCCTCGGATGAAGACGTCTGCACGCTGGTTGCCATAGATGTGTATGAATAG
- a CDS encoding toll/interleukin-1 receptor domain-containing protein yields MVTAEQFDYAYDIFISYSSFRKEEDGSQFDRKVAERLHRSLEAYRVPAALVKKGSQSRGLPRRLKKVFRDRDEVRAGASLDAELRDALEKSRFLVVICSPRSRNSIWVNQEIAIFRNLGREERILPILIEGEPAEVFPTELLKAEPRRGSAEPAPGLDRLLAQPLAADIRAKTEAESLRLLKHEKLRLIATVLDCSYDDLRRREHERFVRRAITTVAAMLALVAILAGLSIGLFLTQQREKRNAQLALDATGVIPLIAFPEENQKLDSAISRELRLVAAINNLETLRRDYPENVQCLEGLRHIYPSLGHILATQGRLEEAQAAYEKGDTLIVPVLKGRLRAWQPNTSPNLQGALLEPERKRWRDLLNIWEGPDDWVRAKHAIDYVDNVTEYLSVLDVSTAEGREEARRVLEHSLALFKKAKEHEALTAEQEELTGVILATRTRLSP; encoded by the coding sequence ATGGTGACCGCAGAGCAATTTGACTACGCTTACGACATTTTCATTAGCTATAGCAGTTTTCGCAAAGAGGAGGACGGGAGTCAATTCGACCGCAAGGTCGCGGAACGCCTGCACAGGTCGCTGGAGGCCTACCGCGTGCCCGCCGCGCTGGTCAAAAAAGGGTCGCAGAGTCGAGGCTTACCGCGGCGGCTCAAGAAGGTTTTCCGCGACCGCGATGAAGTCCGTGCCGGCGCGAGCCTCGACGCAGAACTCAGGGACGCGCTGGAGAAATCGCGCTTCCTGGTCGTGATCTGTTCGCCGCGTTCGCGGAACTCGATTTGGGTGAATCAGGAGATCGCCATATTCCGTAACTTGGGGAGAGAGGAGCGTATCCTGCCAATCCTGATTGAGGGAGAACCCGCCGAGGTCTTCCCTACTGAATTACTCAAGGCTGAGCCCCGACGCGGCAGCGCAGAGCCGGCACCTGGGCTGGACAGGCTACTGGCCCAGCCGTTGGCTGCTGATATACGTGCCAAGACCGAGGCGGAATCGCTACGTCTCCTTAAACACGAAAAGCTGCGGTTGATTGCGACAGTCCTCGATTGCAGTTATGACGACCTACGGCGGCGCGAACACGAGCGTTTCGTCAGGCGAGCCATTACCACCGTTGCGGCTATGCTCGCGCTGGTTGCGATCTTGGCCGGCTTAAGCATCGGCCTCTTCCTCACGCAGCAGCGCGAGAAGCGCAACGCTCAATTGGCTCTCGACGCGACAGGAGTCATTCCGCTGATCGCTTTCCCCGAAGAAAACCAGAAACTGGATAGTGCTATAAGTAGGGAACTGCGGCTCGTGGCAGCCATCAATAATCTCGAAACCCTCCGGCGAGACTACCCGGAGAACGTGCAGTGCTTAGAGGGTCTTCGCCACATCTACCCTTCGCTCGGCCACATCCTGGCGACCCAAGGTAGGCTTGAAGAAGCGCAGGCGGCTTATGAGAAGGGCGACACCCTGATTGTCCCTGTCCTCAAAGGCCGCCTGAGAGCTTGGCAGCCAAATACGTCGCCGAATTTACAGGGCGCGTTGTTGGAGCCCGAGCGGAAACGTTGGCGCGACCTGCTGAACATCTGGGAGGGGCCGGATGACTGGGTGAGGGCTAAACACGCGATAGACTATGTCGATAATGTCACCGAGTATCTTAGTGTGCTGGATGTCTCGACCGCAGAAGGGCGAGAGGAAGCGCGGCGGGTGCTTGAACACAGCCTCGCGCTGTTTAAGAAGGCGAAGGAACACGAAGCGCTCACGGCAGAGCAGGAAGAGTTGACGGGAGTCATTCTTGCGACACGGACCCGATTGTCGCCATAA
- a CDS encoding caspase family protein, whose amino-acid sequence MKMLKRALLVGIDRYDNMSPLQGCVNDVDALHPLLAKNENRSPNFDCQVRKAPKDRVDRRSLLSDLKALFAPGADVALFYFAGHGEQKQSDVVIATQDGAYPELGMALSTILGLVQDSKVQEVLIILDCCYAGGAGGVPQLGSNVAALRSGVSILSASRGDQTAAETEKGRGLFSSYLCEALKSGAADVLGKVTVASVFTYVSESFGPWRQRPMFKSNVDRLHELRLCSPWVPIAEVRLLPKIFQRQDSSLPLDRSYEPSVRPRNKEHEAIFAILQKCRAAKLVEPVGTEHMYYAAMLKKKCRLTPLGRHYWRMAKEGRL is encoded by the coding sequence ATGAAAATGCTGAAACGTGCGTTATTGGTCGGAATCGACCGTTATGACAACATGTCGCCTTTGCAGGGGTGTGTCAACGACGTCGACGCGCTTCACCCCCTGCTCGCGAAGAACGAGAACCGGTCCCCCAACTTCGACTGTCAAGTGAGGAAAGCACCCAAGGACCGGGTGGACCGCCGCAGCTTACTCTCCGACCTCAAAGCATTGTTCGCGCCCGGCGCGGACGTGGCGTTGTTCTACTTCGCGGGGCATGGCGAGCAGAAGCAGAGTGACGTCGTCATCGCTACACAAGATGGCGCATATCCAGAGCTGGGAATGGCACTGTCCACCATCCTTGGCCTGGTCCAGGACTCCAAGGTACAAGAGGTCTTGATCATCCTCGACTGCTGTTACGCGGGCGGGGCCGGCGGCGTCCCGCAATTGGGAAGCAACGTCGCCGCTCTGCGCTCGGGGGTGTCCATCCTCTCGGCCAGCCGGGGTGACCAGACCGCCGCGGAGACAGAAAAGGGGCGGGGCCTATTTTCGTCTTACCTGTGCGAGGCGCTTAAAAGCGGCGCGGCTGACGTACTTGGGAAAGTGACCGTCGCCAGCGTCTTCACTTACGTGTCAGAATCGTTCGGGCCGTGGAGACAGCGTCCCATGTTCAAATCCAATGTAGACCGGCTTCACGAGCTGCGGCTATGTTCTCCCTGGGTGCCGATTGCCGAGGTGCGACTTCTGCCGAAGATATTTCAGAGGCAGGACAGCTCGCTGCCCTTGGATCGCTCTTACGAGCCGTCCGTCAGGCCGAGAAATAAAGAGCATGAAGCTATATTTGCCATCCTTCAGAAATGCCGCGCCGCAAAGCTGGTAGAGCCGGTCGGGACCGAGCATATGTACTACGCGGCCATGCTGAAAAAGAAATGCCGGCTGACGCCGTTGGGTAGGCATTACTGGCGAATGGCTAAAGAAGGGCGCTTATGA
- a CDS encoding pentapeptide repeat-containing protein — MIDINPHRKVARIVAFVCYVLAGFVLVAGVLFTLAAATFDMSQFGQPGATNRKMAILTASIFLIIAVMLTLLGWRIQVLFGQQFRQDKLLAKSSVGCLRLGGLGCGLWTLPSASIILLTGKRAFTNESANFTDIFVGASGSILLMIIMLSVAWFISVNYTQPGPEDRKRAFAAYHEDIKLRLLRLSEPDARAYVQERTMEVLTKLDAPLKSLLLRFLSDSELLAGYTRVVLRGTDFRQVDLCSTSLPRADLHEINLEQSMLRGAFLFEANLYKANLRDADLSYANLGEANLRQADLTGAVLEKANLQGADLTGANVTLMQLDKAHLEKTTLPDGTIRN; from the coding sequence GTGATTGACATAAACCCTCACCGGAAGGTCGCGCGCATCGTGGCCTTTGTGTGTTACGTCCTGGCGGGATTCGTACTCGTGGCCGGGGTCTTATTTACGCTCGCAGCCGCCACGTTCGATATGTCGCAGTTCGGCCAGCCAGGCGCTACGAATCGGAAAATGGCCATCCTGACCGCCAGTATATTTCTCATCATCGCCGTTATGCTCACCTTGTTGGGATGGCGCATTCAGGTATTGTTCGGGCAGCAGTTCCGCCAAGACAAGCTGCTTGCCAAATCGTCTGTGGGGTGTTTGAGGCTCGGGGGGCTAGGTTGTGGCCTATGGACGCTGCCCTCGGCCAGCATCATTCTGCTTACCGGCAAGCGGGCGTTTACCAACGAGTCGGCTAACTTTACAGACATATTCGTGGGGGCGTCGGGAAGTATTCTCCTGATGATTATCATGCTTTCCGTCGCCTGGTTCATCTCGGTGAATTACACGCAGCCCGGACCAGAAGACCGCAAACGCGCCTTCGCCGCATATCACGAGGATATCAAGCTGCGTCTGCTCAGGCTGTCTGAGCCTGACGCGCGTGCCTATGTGCAGGAACGAACGATGGAGGTCTTGACGAAGTTGGATGCGCCTCTGAAGAGCCTGTTGCTCAGATTTCTCAGTGACTCAGAGCTGCTCGCCGGCTATACGCGCGTCGTCTTGCGGGGCACCGATTTTCGCCAAGTTGATCTGTGCTCGACCAGCCTGCCGCGCGCCGATTTGCATGAGATTAATCTGGAGCAGTCTATGTTGCGGGGCGCCTTTCTTTTTGAAGCCAACTTGTATAAAGCCAATCTCAGGGATGCCGACCTCAGTTACGCCAATCTGGGGGAGGCTAATCTTCGGCAGGCCGATTTAACCGGCGCGGTACTAGAGAAAGCCAACCTTCAGGGTGCCGACCTGACGGGGGCGAACGTGACGCTAATGCAACTCGACAAGGCGCACCTGGAAAAAACCACCTTGCCAGACGGCACGATTCGGAACTAA
- a CDS encoding toll/interleukin-1 receptor domain-containing protein: protein MLRSDEPFIFVSYAREDIDAVRPEIKRIESLGYRIWYDIGELTPGYIWNEVIQEAIAKCSCFIVFMTRAAVRSGHVMQEVHAALNVGKPFVHIYWEKVKFPSPLQDTINRIQGLERYYLPTSEYQERLNKALSEHIHPNGAAPPAGQQKGIDDKNPALVLPATPPGVSPKLIFFILTLAALFFALLAVVAMVTPFLGTQQPGDPLNNRLAGFLAGGFFLLIAAGLGVAAIIVRRKYLRRNSD from the coding sequence ATGCTGCGATCCGATGAGCCTTTCATTTTTGTCAGCTACGCGCGCGAAGATATTGATGCCGTTCGCCCCGAAATCAAGCGCATCGAAAGCCTGGGCTACAGGATATGGTATGACATAGGGGAGCTTACTCCCGGCTACATCTGGAACGAAGTCATCCAGGAGGCCATAGCCAAATGCTCTTGCTTCATCGTCTTCATGACGCGAGCCGCGGTGCGGTCCGGTCACGTTATGCAAGAGGTGCATGCGGCATTAAACGTCGGCAAACCGTTCGTACATATCTATTGGGAGAAGGTCAAATTCCCCTCCCCGCTGCAAGACACGATTAATCGGATTCAGGGATTGGAGCGATATTATTTACCCACGTCTGAATACCAGGAGCGGTTGAACAAGGCGCTGTCCGAACACATCCACCCTAACGGAGCCGCGCCACCTGCCGGGCAGCAGAAAGGGATCGATGATAAAAACCCGGCTCTGGTCTTACCGGCCACGCCGCCGGGCGTCTCGCCGAAATTGATCTTCTTCATCTTAACCCTGGCGGCGCTGTTTTTTGCCCTTTTGGCGGTCGTCGCCATGGTTACGCCCTTCCTCGGCACCCAGCAGCCGGGCGACCCGTTGAACAACCGCTTGGCAGGATTTCTGGCCGGCGGCTTTTTCCTTTTGATCGCCGCCGGCCTGGGTGTAGCAGCGATCATAGTTCGCCGGAAGTACCTTCGGAGGAATAGTGATTGA
- a CDS encoding TIR domain-containing protein encodes MANLKVIFVAFPIEDEHQRDLLKGQSLNTKCPFEYVDLSVKERYESNWKERVRTRIRRSNGVIALISKNTLNSSGETWEINCAKEEGKPMIGLWIYKDDYTRPVEMNGYRIIPWTWQGIADFIDGL; translated from the coding sequence ATGGCCAACCTTAAAGTAATATTTGTAGCATTCCCCATTGAGGACGAGCACCAGAGGGACTTACTCAAAGGGCAGTCGTTGAACACGAAGTGCCCCTTCGAGTACGTGGACCTATCAGTCAAAGAACGCTATGAAAGTAATTGGAAGGAGCGGGTCCGCACCCGCATTCGTCGCTCGAACGGCGTCATTGCTTTAATCAGCAAGAACACTTTAAATTCAAGCGGCGAGACGTGGGAAATAAACTGCGCCAAAGAAGAAGGCAAGCCGATGATCGGTCTGTGGATCTACAAAGACGATTACACGCGGCCTGTCGAGATGAATGGCTACCGCATCATTCCCTGGACTTGGCAGGGTATCGCCGACTTTATTGATGGCCTATGA